The Fontisubflavum oceani genomic interval CTGCCTCCCCCTCACGGGCAGAAGATATCATTCGTCAACGCAAAAAGCATCAGCGACAAAAGCAACATCAGACCGACAGACATGAAGATCTTCAGTGCCTTGTCGGAGGGAGGCTTGCCCGCGACCGCCTCATAGGCGTGAAACAGCAGATGCCCGCCATCCAAGACCGGAATCGGGAAGAGATTCAGAAGCCCTACAGCCGTCGACAACACAGCAATGAACCAGATGAAATCGTCCAAACCCTGACTTGCCGCCGCGCCAGAGGTCTCCGCGATGCCAATCGGCCCTTGCAGATTGCAACTTGAAATCGCGCCGGTGATCATATGCCAAAGACCGGACAGCGAAGACTGAATAATGAACCCGGTTTGCGCGACACCGTATTGCGCCGCATCCAACAGGCCCACAGGCTCGGTGACAGGTTCAAAGAACAAGCCGCCGCGAATACCAATCAGCCAACGTGTCTCAAACCCGCCCTCGGCCAGCGGCAAATCCATCCGCCGGGGGCTGAGTGTGAATTCCAGCATCTCGCCATCGCGCCAGACATCAAGCGCAAGCGCCCCGCCTTCCGAGGCCTCCACCGCGCTGCGCAACTGGCGGAACGCATAGACCGGCTCGCCATCAATCGCCCGGATGACATCGCCGACTTCCAGCCCCGCCGCCATTGCCGCCGATTGCGGCGTGACCGCTTCG includes:
- the rseP gene encoding RIP metalloprotease RseP, translating into MEFIPQFGNVAFTLVAFIAALSIIVAIHEYGHYIVGRWSGIHAEVFSIGFGPVLASRVDRHGTRWQIAALPFGGYVKFLGDADAASGKDGAAIDALDVAERRRSMHGAPLWARAATVAAGPVFNFILSILVFAGFVLASGQAIEEARVGTPKALPADMQVLQEGDLITSIDGTPIASLADVRSLSEAVPSVPTLSYEIERDGVAMTVDAVAPWIPVVEAVTPQSAAMAAGLEVGDVIRAIDGEPVYAFRQLRSAVEASEGGALALDVWRDGEMLEFTLSPRRMDLPLAEGGFETRWLIGIRGGLFFEPVTEPVGLLDAAQYGVAQTGFIIQSSLSGLWHMITGAISSCNLQGPIGIAETSGAAASQGLDDFIWFIAVLSTAVGLLNLFPIPVLDGGHLLFHAYEAVAGKPPSDKALKIFMSVGLMLLLSLMLFALTNDIFCP